The DNA window GAGAATAAGAGGGTCGAGGCGGAAGTGAAGGCATTAAAGGAAGGTGATTTTGGAACATTTCTTGAGAATATCACCGCATCCGGCAATTCTTCCTGGAAATGGCTGCAGAATGTATATACGACGGCCGATGTGCAGGAACAGGGAATCAGTATTGCCCTGGCCCTTACGGAGCTGTTTATCGGTAAAAAGAAAAAGGGAGCCTGCCGTATTCACGGAGGCGGATTTGCCGGAGTGATCATGGTGATGCTGCCAAATGAACTGATTGAGGAATATGTGGCATATATTGAGGGCGCCATCGGAGAGGGCAATGCGTACCGGATGAGCATCCGGCCGTACGGCGCGATCTGTGTCAACGAAAAGATGTGAGAATAGGCAAAAGCAGGGAGGGAGATTTATGGGAAATAAAAATCTGATTATCACCATTGAGAGAGAATACGGAAGCGGCGGACGTATCGTGGGAAAGAAGCTGGCCGAGGAGCTGGGGATCCATTTTTACGATGACGATATCCTGAAGCTTGCATCTGAGAAGAGCGCCGTGGGAGAACAGTTCTTCCGTCTGGCGGATGAGAAGGCGGGCAACAACCTGCTCTACAGGCTGGGAGGAGGCAGAAAGCTGGATATTTCATCAAAGCCGTCACCCAACGCGAAGCTGACTTCGCCGGAGAACCTTTTTAAATTCCAGTCTGAAGTAATCCGTGAACTGGCGGAGAGCGAGCCGTGCATCTTTGTAGGCCGTGCCGCCGGTTATGTGCTCGATCAGGATGAGGACGTGGAGCGGCTGATCCGGATTTTCGTCTATGCCGACAAGGTGAAAAAGGTGCAGAGGGTTATGGAAGTAGACTGCATCGACGAGGAGAGGGCAAAGAGAAGAATTAAAAAGATCGAGAAGGAAAGAAAAGAGTATTATAAGTATTTTACAGGCAGTGAGTGGCACAGCATCAAGAACTACGACCTTCCGATCAATACGACGAAACTGACGCTCGATGAAACCGCAGAACTGATCAAGGCATATATTAAACTGAAAGGTTTTATGGACTGATTCCCGTAAGTGGAGAGCACGGCCGGCCCACGCATATCTGCGAAAATAAAACGTAAAGAATGTCCCATTTAGCGAAAAGCGAGACCGTTTCTCTTGACAGCGGAGGAAACCCCTGCTAGACTGATTGCATAAGAAACGGCACGGCAGCACGGCCGTTCCAGATAACTCCGTACAGGAGAGATTCCTTGATATGAGGGAGTAGTCAGACACAGGAAATGAACAGCCTGTGCGGCAAGTCAACATGCATGGCGTTTACGCCTGGTTTGCCTCAGATGACGAGACTCATATGCAGTATTTATTTACTGCATATGAGTCTTTTTTTCATTTTACAGGAAGTGCTCATATTCAGAGGGAAAAGACGGCATAATATCCATAATGGGGATTTTATGCCTGTACGTACGGATTTCCGGGCGTGTGTAGTGCAGATAGAAAGGTAGGAGCCTATGTCAACAATGAAATATTACATGGAACATGCCGAAGCGGCGGTGAAGAAAACGGAAAGTACCCTTCAGGGCCTTGCAGACGGAGATGCAAAAGAGCGGCTGGAACGCAACGGCCCGAATAAGCTCAAGGAGCCGGAGAAGGAGCCTCTTCTCACCCGCTTTGCAAAACAGTTAAAGGATCCGATGATTATTGTCCTTCTGGCGGCGGCGCTGGTATCGGGAATCACGGCTTTTTATGCGGGAGAATCCTTTGCAGACGTGATTATTATTCTGGCCGTTGTCGTTATTAACGCCGTCCTGGGCGTTTACCAGGAGAGCAAGGCGGAGAAAGCCATTGAGGCGCTGCAGAAAATGTCGGCCGCCGTCTCCAGGGTTTACAGGGACGGTAAAATACAGAGTATTAAGAGTGAAGAACTGGTGGTGGGGGATGTAATCCTGTTGGAGGCCGGAGATGCGGTTCCGGCCGATGGGCGGATTCTGGAATGCGCCTCCATGAAGGTGGAGGAAGCTGCGCTGACCGGTGAGTCCGTGCCGGTGGAAAAGCAGAGTGAAGTTCCTGGAACGGCCGACGGCGTAAGGAGCGGGAAAACGAAGGATATCCCTCTGGGAGACCGGAAAAATATGGTCTACATGGGGGGAACGGTTGTTTACGGCAGGGGCACAGCCCTTGTAACGGCAACGGGGATGGAGACGGAGATGGGAAAAATTGCCGATGCCCTTGCAAAAGCCAAAGAGAGCCAGACTCCGCTTCAGAAGAAACTGACGCAGCTCAGTAAGACACTCAGCATTCTGGTTTTGGGAATCTGCGTTTTCATCTTCATTTTCAGCGTGGTAAGAGCAGGTGATTTTCATGCCGAGGTTCTGATTGATACATTCATGGTGGCGGTGAGCCTTGCCGTGGCGGCGATCCCCGAAGGTCTCGCCACCGTAGTCACGATTGTGCTGGCCATCGGCGTCACCAATATGTCGAAGAAAAAGGCCATTATCAGAAAACTGACAGCGGTAGAGACACTTGGCTGTGCCCAGGTGGTCTGCTCGGATAAAACGGGCACCCTGACCCAGAATAAAATGACGGTGACCGAATTTTCGGGAAATGACAGGGAACTCCTGGCGGAAACCATGGCCCTCTGCAACGATGCGGAGGCCGGGGAAGGAGAGGAGGCCGTCGGTGAACCGACGGAGGCCGCTCTCGTCAATTACGCTTCATCCCTGGGAATTTCCAAAAATGAGCTGAAAAAACGCCTTCCGAGAGTGGCGGAGGCTCCCTTTGATTCCATGCGAAAGATGATGTCCACCGTCCATCAAAAAGCGGAGGGCGGTTTTATCCAGTACACCAAGGGAGCGCCGGATGAGATTTTAAAATGCTGTACCTCCATATGGGAAAACGGTTCCATCCGCCCAATGACGGAAAAAGACAGAAAGTGGATTGAGTCGGAGAACAAGAGGATGGCCGACAGGGCGCTCAGGGTACTGGCCGGAGCGCTGAAGGAAACGGCGGAAAAGCCGGAGGATACATCACCCGCATCCCTGGAGCGTGATCTGGTATTTGTCGGGCTTACGGGAATGATTGACCCGGTGAGGCCGGAGGTAAAGGCGGCGATTCAGGAATGCCGTCAGGCGGGAATCCGACCCGTTATGATTACAGGCGACCACCGCGATACGGCGGCGGCCATCGCAATGGAGCTGGGAATTATAGATTCTGCGGATCAGGCAGTGACCGGAGCTGAACTGGATGATATGGATGAGGAGGAATTCCGGAACCGGATCGGGAATTACTCCGTTTATGCCAGGGTTCAGCCAGAGCATAAGGTGCGCATTGTGCAG is part of the [Clostridium] symbiosum genome and encodes:
- a CDS encoding cytidylate kinase-like family protein codes for the protein MGNKNLIITIEREYGSGGRIVGKKLAEELGIHFYDDDILKLASEKSAVGEQFFRLADEKAGNNLLYRLGGGRKLDISSKPSPNAKLTSPENLFKFQSEVIRELAESEPCIFVGRAAGYVLDQDEDVERLIRIFVYADKVKKVQRVMEVDCIDEERAKRRIKKIEKERKEYYKYFTGSEWHSIKNYDLPINTTKLTLDETAELIKAYIKLKGFMD
- a CDS encoding cation-translocating P-type ATPase, which encodes MKYYMEHAEAAVKKTESTLQGLADGDAKERLERNGPNKLKEPEKEPLLTRFAKQLKDPMIIVLLAAALVSGITAFYAGESFADVIIILAVVVINAVLGVYQESKAEKAIEALQKMSAAVSRVYRDGKIQSIKSEELVVGDVILLEAGDAVPADGRILECASMKVEEAALTGESVPVEKQSEVPGTADGVRSGKTKDIPLGDRKNMVYMGGTVVYGRGTALVTATGMETEMGKIADALAKAKESQTPLQKKLTQLSKTLSILVLGICVFIFIFSVVRAGDFHAEVLIDTFMVAVSLAVAAIPEGLATVVTIVLAIGVTNMSKKKAIIRKLTAVETLGCAQVVCSDKTGTLTQNKMTVTEFSGNDRELLAETMALCNDAEAGEGEEAVGEPTEAALVNYASSLGISKNELKKRLPRVAEAPFDSMRKMMSTVHQKAEGGFIQYTKGAPDEILKCCTSIWENGSIRPMTEKDRKWIESENKRMADRALRVLAGALKETAEKPEDTSPASLERDLVFVGLTGMIDPVRPEVKAAIQECRQAGIRPVMITGDHRDTAAAIAMELGIIDSADQAVTGAELDDMDEEEFRNRIGNYSVYARVQPEHKVRIVQGWQAKGMVTAMTGDGVNDAPSIKNADIGVGMGITGTDVTKNVADMVLADDNFATIVSAVSEGRRIYDNIRKAIQFLLASNLSEVLSVFVATLLGFIILKPVHLLWINLITDCFPALALGMEEAEEDIMRRKPRDAKDGVFSGGLGTDVIYQGILVSILTLAAYFIGHRIEAGVWEIAPSADGITMAFLTMSMTEIFHSFNMRSQRKSVFTLKGHNKALWGAMLFSLVLTTVVIYVPFLADAFGFEHISLMEYITALLLAFLIIPAVEMVKWIQRRR